A stretch of DNA from Arachis hypogaea cultivar Tifrunner chromosome 19, arahy.Tifrunner.gnm2.J5K5, whole genome shotgun sequence:
AGTTAACTGACTTCTTTTTAAAAGGTTTTGAATTTTAGGATGGTTAAACCGTCCGTTttcaaaagattcataagacaacgataatcactgagtttgaaaatagttttctctttaattatcttatgacaattctgaatCTCTGTGGTGAgatcgtgtggttaggttctcactcccctacagctttatcttttcaggaaACGAATGATGAAGCTTACGAAGAGTTTTATTGCATTTTACTTATTTGATGTTTTAGTTTAGATATTATTTTTCCCTCGCCATTAACATTATATTGTTGTAAGAGGGGTAGGAATCCTGTTTTTTAATGAAATGCATGTATGTATAATTGTAAGTACTTGTATAAGAAGtctcgtgtgtgtgtgtgtgtgtgtgtgtgtgtgtgtgtgtgtgtgtgtgtgtgtgtgtgtgtgtgtgtgtgtgtgtgtgtgtgtgtgttcctGTTTTTTAATGAAATGCATGTATGTATAATTGTAAGTACTTGTATAAGAAGtctcgtgtgtgtgtgtgtgcgcgcgcgcgcgcgcgcgtgcgcgtgcgcgtgcgcgtgcgcgtgcgtgtgcgtgtgcgtgtgtgtgtgtgtgagagtaATGTGATTAAGTTTTGGTTATAAATGCATGTTTGTTTTAAAAAAGTATCTTCGGTTTTTCAAAGAAATCAACGATACGGTTTCGAGTCAAAGGCtccaattttattattaagtatatgtaGTCGTCGTAAAGcatcttgctatcagagtggcgcagctggaagcatgacattctgatagtgacaGTATTACAGTAACTACTTCTTGGAAGTGTGACAATGGCACATTCAAATCTggttatgaaaaatatttgaaaaaaatgctTCATGAAAAGATCCCTGGATGTAATCTTAAGgtacaattttttatataatacttGTTTTTTCGTTTATAATTGTATAATTGTATTATAATTGTATAGTTTGTTAATTAGATGTTCTTATTCTATTTACTATTAGCCTAAACAAACTATTGTTTTGTATATATCGATGTTACTAACTTACTGCATCATGTTATGGTTAATAGGGTAACTAGTGACTGCTACTGTATCATGGGGCAGATTTTTTGGTATTGGTAGATTAATTAATGTCTACATTTTGGGTCTGACAACATAGTAGCTAGAGTTTGCCCTGCAATGGTTTCTAcagaaactttaaaattttagcaTAATCTGATCGACATGGTGTTCCAACTTTAACAGGAAAATTTTTGCCATTTCTAAAGAAATTGATTTAAATcttgctatttttgaatttttatggatTATATTAGATTGTCGTTTTTAAGTTTTGAATACATGTATTTAGAAATGTTGAGATTTGTTTTGTATAAGTTCAATTATGAATTATGTGACGAATTATGTATTatggaatttttaaaaatttagataagtattttgtgttaatttaattgtgataattgttattaaagatattttggtaAATTTAATTGTGATCatgttaattttaattgaacatatttgttattaggggtatttttataaatttattattagagatatttttgtaaattcaaaaaaatttcaatgtaaaaaaagtaataatatatttatatttaattttttaagaaaattaaaaaatttgatattaggggtatttttggaaaaaataaatatttttatctaaaaatgatTATATTGAATTTATCTtgaaatatatttatatgtaaatttttttatgtatttattaagtTTAGTCATTAATCttttaatttgaataagtaaggataattttgatatattatataatatgacCAAAAAATTTAGATCCaaccaaacaaaaaattattcattttcaGGAATATTATACAAGATTCTAAAGTATTAGACTTTGTAAACCAAACATAGAAATGTTATATGTCAAATAATCTCATTCCTAGAGATATTGTATTCCTGAAATGATATTCTTaggaatgaaaactaatatttgaACCAAACGCACCCTAAAAGAGTTACACTTTTCTGGGAGGTTGCTTCCTTTTTTGGTTTCCTAGGTTGCTTCCTTTTGCATGCCATTGTCTTTGGTTTTCTCAGGGGCTTATTTGGTTATCTTTCTCCTcctttatttttgtcaaaaatctTTCAACAACTTCTTAAATATATCAAAGCTCAAAGCACCTccaaaaaatattgattaaaacACAAACatctcaattaaaataaagaaattactaattttatttaaaaaataatgaaataacaATTAAAGATACTCATACATCAATTGATCATTTCAATTTGTATTACTTACAAATTTTTTAACGctcaagtattttttttatctattgttATATAAAATGATCAATAAAAATACGATTTAACAAACACTCAACTATTTCAATTTGTAtgttttacaaatttttttacattaaactataaatttttttatttattgtattatataaaaattaatatataaaaatacgatTTGATGAACATTTCTTACTCAATAAACGTtagtagataataataataatattattattattcccgCATGAGAGAACGAGAGAACAAGAGGGGGGGAACACTTGGGGGTAGGAATAGGGTTCTCCAATCACACATAAAGGATCCAAGGGTTTGAAATCGAGAAGAGTATCATCATTTGGAATATGAATCGTTCTCTGTGTTTGTGGATAATCTACTGGAGAATATATCGAAGAGGAAATTATATCACTTTTTCTGTTGGACGGGACAAATTAACGTATCTTTccccaaaatagaaaaatagagtgaTTTATCTATTTGCTTTTGTAAGATACATAACGAAAAGGGGCGCTCTGAAGGCTATTACGGAGATGAATCAGATGAGATGCGAGGTAAGTTAATATCCGTAGGATAAGCTAAATTTAAAAGGAAACTACAAGCGAGGGAATGAATGGTGCATGTGAGTCCAAGTGGTGAGCATGAGGGGGGCGTATCGAATTTGTTCGTGGGAAAGAGGTGGTTAACGCACAAAAGGAGGAAGGGACGAAGATGAGTGCGCAAGCCGCGAACCAACATGGGAGTGGGTGCGCGAAGAAGTATGAAGTGTCAATAGTGGGGGAGAATATGGAGTGGTTGGTGCGGAGTTTAGTAGGGAGCACATCAAAACCCTATGAAGTTTTATTAATGTTTGATATGGCGAAGCATGCAGACGAGACCTATACTTTCAAACTGGATAGATTGCTGCAATTTTTTCATAGGGTTTGGAAATGGGAAGAGTCTGAATGCTGTGATACTCGTAGAGTTTGGTTGGAATGCTATGGGGTGCCTTTATATGTTTGGTCACTAGAAACTTTTAAAACTATAGATAGACAATGAGAAAACGTGATTAGGTATGACGTAGCAACAGAGGCATGTTCATCTTTTAGAGTTGGATGGTTTCAAGTGGATATTTGCGTTTTTGACGTTATTAGAGATTAGGTCTATATCACTGTTGGAAATAGTGGTTTTGATGTTTTTGTGAAAAAGTTAGATATTGAGGTATGTGGTGAAGAAAGTATAGTGGGGAGCCAAGTTGAATGTACTGTGATTGGAAATTATGGTTTTTGTGCCAGTATCCTGACAAAGGGGGTGGTGCCATGGGATCCGGGGGCTGATCTGATGGACGTTGGGGCAAAGGTGATTATTGGCGAGGAGGATAGATTGGTAAATTAGGATGTGTTTTTGAATGAttcaaattttgtttatttaaatttgaataatgcaAATAGTATAACTGCTTCTGGTAGTTGTACCAAGGATACTGGAAAGGCAGATTATAGAGGATCTGAGTTGAATGATGAGGTAGGGTCTGAAAGAACGGTTACCCAGGAATTTGGGCCGTGTGAAGGTGGGGTCCTTTTTGGGGATACAAGGAGTGGGGGCTGTCATCATTTGGGCTTCCCTTATAACTGCCTACCTAAGTGTTGTTTGGCTGATGGGTGTGGTTTGGGCTTAGCTACAAGTGGCCCAACTATTAAAGGAAGGGAAGGTGGGCCTTGGGATGATAGGGGCATGCAGGGGGGTGAGTAGGATTAATGAAGGGGCTGAACTAGGTGGGAATTCGGTCCAACAGGCTCAAGGGTTACATAATGTGGACGGGGGTTGATAGGAGAGAAGACGCGGGTCGGGTAGGAGGAGCTCGGGTCAGAGGGATATCGGGTGTGGGAGCCACACAGAACAAGGGGATTTGTTCTCTAGCATTGCGAGGCTGCCCAGCAACCCATGATGTCAGTGATGGCGTCGTGGAGAGGGTCGTGCTGCTTGAACAGGGACCTTGGGAGGCTGGGGATCGTCGTTCCATGGAGGCTATGGAGAGAAACGAACCCGTCTGTGGTGCTGCCGTTAATGGAGCACCTGTGGCGTCGTGGCAGACCACAATGTGACGACGAGGATGCAGGAACTGAGGGAACAGGGTAGTGAGGGAGAGGACCATCTCTCTTATGGGACTTGTTCACAGATCTTGCTAAGAGTGGAAGGGAATTAAAGAGCTTCGGACCCTGACTTATGGGCAGATGCAATGGAACAAGAAGTGGCCAATAGTGAAAGAAGGTTGGTGGCTGATGTTGGGTCAAACACAGAGGCTGAGCAATGAAATGGGGCTGATGAGGTGAGAGTAACGAAGGAAGAACAGATGAAGGAAAATGAGGATATTGGGCTTTGGCAGTGGAGTCGGGTGCTATTTTGTATGATGATGAAGAGGATATTATGGCTATTTTGCAAGCTCAGAATGAAGAAATAGCCGCGAAGAAAAAGATggcaaaacaaaaagataaaggaagacGGAGTCGGCCTAAGAATCTCAATAAGTTAAGTAATATTATGGTCAAATGATTTTTAGCTGCTGGAATATTAGGGGGTTGAGGGGAGATGAAAATTTGAGCATGGTAAAAtctttgaagaaaaataataaattaaatatgttagGTTTTCTTGAAACTAAGAGGGAGGTGATCACTAAATTTGAAGTTGCACGAATTTGGGGATATAGTTCTGTGGGATGGGAGTTTGTAGAGTCTACAGGCACTTCTGGGGGTCTGCTGTTAATGTGGGATGATGAAATTTTTAAATCTAGTAATTGCTATAAAGGGGAGAGATGGTTGTGCATTAAAAGAGTGTTGGCCAAAAACAATTTTAATTGTGCTTTTTGTTTGGTGTATGGGGTGCATGGGAGAGAGGAGAAGCGGTTAGTGTGGGAAGAGGTTAGCTATATTGTGGGTTTGTGTTAGGTTCCATTATGCTTTTTGGGGAATTTTAATGAGATATTGCAGGTCGACGATTGCAAAGGGGTGAGTAGTTTACCGTCATCTGCGGAAGAGTTTAAGAGTTGGGTACATGATATGCAGTTGGTGGACTTTTCTCTCAATGATAGGGAGTTCACATGGTTCAAGGGTCGATCTTGCAATCGGATTGATAGGGTTTTGATGAATTTCCTGATATTCGACTGAAAGGGGGACCCAAAGGGCTGCCAGATCACAACTCGCTGATTGTGGACTAGAGCAAGCGGGGGGCCATAACCTTTCAGAAGTTTGGATTCCTGGTTTACCCATGAGGGTTTTCTGAGGATGGTGAAAAATGAATGGAGAAATTTGGGAGATGCTCAGTTCACATGTAAGTTGAAGGCCATGACGGTACCTCTGCGACAATGGCACAAGGATAATTTTAGCAATATGGATAAGAGATTGATGATGTTTGAGGAGGAGATTAAGAGGCTTGACAATCTGGTTAGTGAGGGCATTTATAATGGCACGACGGAGGCTAGAAGGAAAGTGTTGGTGATCTTTTATGAGAAGTGGTTTGTTAGGAAGGAGATCCACTAGAAGCATATGTCTAGGTCTCAGCATGCTAAGAACATGGATAAGAATACTAGATACTTTCATACCATTGCCTTGGCTAGAAGAAGGAATAACAGAATTAACACTCTGAGGACACATGGACGGCTAGTGCGGAATTAGGCAAGAATAAAGGTTGTAATTAGAGGGTTCTATAAGGATCTGTATCAGTAGGAATATGCTCCAAGGATTGGTTTTTGAGACGGTTTGGTGAAGCAGATTGATGAAGATAAGACTTTAGCATTGGAGGTTATGCTGTCTGTGAAGGAAATTAGGAACGTAGTTTGGGACTGTGAATCTTCTAAGGCCCCAGGTAATGATGGGTACAATATGAACTTCATTTAACAATGCTAGAAGGAGAATGGGTAGGAGTTCACTGCAGTGGTGATGGGTTTTTCCAAAGTGCTAAGCTACCAACTGAtgccactacaagaaaatagaatatttgtaacaaaaaatttgtatcaaatttaaaattgttacaaattatgatTTTTTGGTAACAATGAttagttattgttacaaaataagaatattttgtaacaacaagaaaatttgttacaaaacatttcaatatttttgtaacaacgtgatttcttttgttacaaattatgttggctttcgtatcgaattgttgttttgttgcaaaatattataatattttgtaacaaaagattatattgttgcaaaaattcaaaatattttgtaacaaaaaattaatttatcacaaaataaaatatttttgtaacaagttatttatttgtcacaaaattcaaaaaaattaatttgtcacaaaatacaatatgcGAATGTCACGTGGGTAATGCTAGCGGTGCCAAGGAGATCAAGGACTGTTGGTCGATTAACAAGGTAGGGTGTGTGTATAAGGTGATTTCGGAGGTTCTGGTGAGAAGAATGAGATCAATTATGTCGGGATTCGTAGGAGACACACAGAGTGCTTTTGTGAAGAGTAGAAAAATTCATGATGGCGCCCTCATTGCCTATGAAACGGTACAATGGCTCAAGGCGTGAAGAAAGAAGGCGGCAATTATCAAGCTATATTTTCAGAAAGCATATGATAGAGTCAGATGGATTTTTGTGGATATTGTGCTACAGAAGATGGATTTTGGACAAAGATGGAGGAATTGGATTAAGGAGTGTGTCAGTACAGCCACCATGTCAGTCCTGGTTAATGGGTCACCATCCAAGCCGTTCAAAATGGAGAGGGGCCTAAGACAAGGTGATCCACTATCTCCTCTTTTGTTTGTTATTATGGTCGATGTATTGCATAGGATGTTGGCGGAAGCCGTAAGGAATGGTCGCATTGTTCCGTTACTGGTTGGGAGATATCATATTAAACTGTCACATCTTCAATTCGCGGATGATACTATTTTGTTTTGTCCTCTGGAGACAGAGACAATTGTGAATTATAATAGGCTATTGCATGGTTTTGAGCTGATGTCTGGTCATCAATTTTGataagtcaaatttgatctcGATAAATTGTGAGCAGGAGTGGGTGGTGCATGTGTGTGGCCTTCTGGGGTGTAAGCAAGCTGTATTACCTGTTAGATATCTCAGGATTTTTTTAGGAGAAAATCCGcggttggtgaagacttggaaacGGATCATAGATAAGGTGGAAGAGAAGCTCAGGTTATGGAAAGCGAATGTTCTAAACAAAGCAGGTAAGCTAGTGCTTATCAAATCGGTGCTGAATAGCCTACCGATCTATTACCTTAGTCTGTACCAGATGTCGAAGGCAGTCGTTGACAAGTTGATTACATTACAGAGGAGGTTTATGTGGTGTAAGGAGGATGGTAGCTATGTATACCTCTAGTTAAGTGGGAGGTGGTTCAGGCACCGAAAAAAGGCTGGGGGTGTGGGGGTTAGGGATGCAGAAATCATGAACACAGCACTTTTGTTTAAGTGGTGGCGGCgattttcaaaggaggattgtcCTTTGTGGAAGAAGATTGTCTGTTCTTGTAACAATATGAACTCGAATGCGATGATAACAAATCAGACTGTACTGGTAACGGGGGACCCGTGGAAAGACATCTGTTAGTTGAATATAAAAGAACAACAGGTGAAAAATAATTATTAGTGGGATGGCAATGGAAGAAGAACTCTTTTTTGGAAAGATAACTGGGTTCAAGGTGGTCCTCTGAAAGCGAGTTTTCCAAGACTCTTATCTATTTCAAACCAACAAGGATCTGTGATAGGAgactgtgggttttgggatgggttagagtggatatgGAATTTCCATTGGAGGAGAGAGTTGTttcaatgggagttggaacttgttcatcaacttcatgaTAGGTTAAGGCCAGTGAGGCTATCAACTGATAGAGAGGATAATGTTGTTTGGAAATTTGATACTAAAGGTgttttttctactaactctttttGCAGGTGTTGCAATTAGAGACTCTTTTGGAAGAGGTTACAAGTTACAGTTTCACAAGTTCAATTTGGAGAGGGTTGGTACCTCCTAGAATTGAACTTTTTGGATGGTTTGTTCTAGTTGGTAGAGTGAATACTAAAGAGAGGTTGACTAGATTAGGCATTATTAATTAGAATGACAGTAAATGTGTGTTGTGTAAAAAGGAGATGGAATTTGTCCATCATTTATTTCTCTTTTGTGAgtttacttggcaggtgtggtgcacaTGGTTGAGGTGTTTTGATAGAGCTTGGACTATCCCTGGAACCGTTAAAGAATTTCTTGAGAGTTGGACTATCATGCCTCATAGAGAAGCGGAGCAGAAGATGTGGCTGATTGGGTTCTTTTCAGTAATTTGAAACATATAGTTGAAACGCAATGACAGAATTTTCAACAATAAAAAAGCAGGTGTTGAGATCATCCAAAGAAGGACATTTTTGAGTTACAAAGAGTGGACTGGTATTGATCcatttggttgttgatggcaatgccgaagatGACAGGGGATTGATCTTTGGTGTTGGGTTTGACTTTTGTTGTGTTTGGATTGTTTGTTGCTCCACTTTAGTGTGTTGAGCtttctttgtttcaaaaaaaaatattattattaatcaattatatcaaattttttttttgataaatgaaaatattcaatttaatttagtctTTGATAACTGAATCAAATTGGGCTTTGAATATACTTGTTTTCTTCATTGAATTGATGCCCACATCTTTTTGCGTGAATCCTATAGGCTGTGTGACTGACTGAGCATTTCAATTGCAACTTTATCGAATATGATCGACCGAAAAAAAAATCGAATATGTGACCCGCAACCACATGCAAATAGTATGGATTGACTAAAATGAAAAAGAGTATGGATTGACCACTGACGTGGCACGGTTTCCAGGCTCTGAAGAATTGGTCCACTACTAGGGTTGAGAGTATAGGGCATTTCCGTCAACACGGTCCAAAAAAATAACGACCATGCAAACCCCCAGAGTTTCTCTGTTCCTCGTAACTGACTCCCCAATTAACTAACAAAGCTTAATTACTGAGTCCACAACCTCTCACGGGTTGCCACGTGGctagagtgatgcctttatatataaACGAGGCAGTAACCTGATTCGCTAGTTTTACAGTTACCATCAAAACATATATTACATACATATACGTATACGTACATATATACGATACGATGGCGACCGTAGCTGCTACTCCTCCCGTTCCTACTACTACCAACAATAACACCGAAACCCACAAGAAGAACAGGATTCAGGTTTCCAACACAAAGAAACCTCTTTTCTTTTACGTTAATCTCGCTAAGGTACACAATTTCTTCTTTGGTTAATTACTttcactttaattaattaattacttactacttaattattgaaattttacttttctcattttgttttataTGCTATGATCGATGATGGGATGGGATAGGTGAGTCTGCtcgaaataagaaaaaaaaaaaaaagaaaccaaacATTTACCCTTCAAGAGAATTGGGGCAtattctaattataattaatgggTTGATTGATGTCGAACCACCTAAATTTTGTCTAGTGAACTCTTTTAATACATTATATATCAATTTATTTAAGATTTAATTTGTACGTATGGCTGTGCTCAAAACGGCTTGTATTTATATTCATTCGTATTTAAAAAATGTgttaatacataataattaaatgtgattACTCACATAAAGATACTTTCACGTAAAAATGATATCTAAAATATTAACACAtgttatgttaaataatttaattaaatatgtcaaatcatctaacaattctcaattattatttttactttaaaaCATCTCCATGTGAATAGTCACcattaattttttgttagtttaaaataattaagtatatatatactatgtgcatactaaaaattattcatcaaattaattattatattattatatatattatttgacttatttttaatatatattttatatttcactaTATATTTTCACATGGATGAAGATGTATCTGTGTCGCCCCACTTATCTACGTGCGTATAAGAATGTCACGTTGTTCTAAACTTTTGATTGAACCAtcttcactaatttgaattatcCATTTAGCTAAATCTATCAAATTCTTGGTTAAAATGGTGCTATGAATAAATCTCGCACACTGTCTAgaaaaacaatgtttaatctaGATAGCCTTATTAGTCagttaattttaatgattaattaaggtgcaattattataaatattgttgTTTGATGCAGAGGTACATACAGCAGCACGATGAGGTTGAGCTCTCTGCTCTTGGAATGGGTACCGCTGTTCActcaaaattattatatttttttcattcattATTACTTAGTTATTAATTAACTAGTTTCTGACATCCTTTAACTAATTATAGCGCTGGCAGCTTTTGTTATCTCTTAAGTGTTGTTATTGCGTATTATTAGTTTGAAGTAGTAACACTTGAATTCATGGGAATAATTAACATTGGTGATATAGCATCCAAATATTTCTCAatctattaaaaaaatgttatgtTTGCACAGCTATAACTACAGTTGTCACAATAGCTGAGATTTTGAAGAACAATGGACTTGCCACTGAAAAGAGTAAGTctcataatttattattacattttaattttggttaCATACATGTAGTTGTGCTAATCAATTTAATAATCTTGGGATGATTCAGAAGTTTTGACCTCAACAGTTGGCATGAAAGATGAGAACAAAGGTCGTCTGGTCCAGAAGGCAAAGGTTAGTTTCAAAATCTCTTTTAGGGTAGCCAAATAAGTTATCAATTTTGTCAATTACATAAAATAATCAagttgcaaaattttttttttctttcgaagAATCAAAGAATCGAAAACAAACACACCCATATTAAGTTCAAAATTTTCCTCGGTGATTTATATATTCTTGTTGGTATTTGTAGATTGAGATTGTGCTGGGGAAATCTGAGAAATTTGATAACCTGATGGTTGCTGCCAACACAAGTGAATCACATCAACCAGCTGGTAATGATGACAAGAAATGacaaatagagagagagagagagaaagagaagagaaagagaggagaagagccatGTCAATGTGCAACTACTTGTAGCCAAATATATGTCTGATTCTTTTTGTACTgggtattattatttttcttttttctgcatCCATAGTAGAAGTAAATAGGGGGAGTAGATTTTATAGATAACTATTGCTTCAATTAAAAAGGGTCGTGAAGCTGCATATTTTCCATTATCacctttaaatttattttccctTCACTGCACATATATGACGATAATGATCATTATTACATGATTCTTTTAATGATTTGTTATCTCAGATTCTTTGTTAGTCTCGTTTATATATTCCATATTCCATCTGCTATACAATAtcaattatttttagataatacgCAAACATAATCATAACAATGAAATGCAACCATTTGCAACAAAGGTCAATTGCTTGGTCTCTGACTCCAACAGTTTAACATTTGCACTTTGCTTGTAATACAAAATTCTCATCTTTCAATCAAATTTAACACTTTAACATGACAAAAAGAACTTTAAAACCGGTAATACAGTGACTTGGAACACGGAAAATCGATTTTAAATGGTTGGAACTGATTTTTAAGCTCAAAACTGATTTTATAGgcttgctacacatacaagcctttttggcttacaagctaTACAATTTGCTCAAAGTCCAAGAAAAAAACGCGCGTCCCTTCCACAACAAgttcactcttcctcttcttcctcaatcaaaacgcaaaccaTCAAGATTCAAGGGGCATTCGAAACAAACTACTACGATTCTGCAGAAACGTTCCAACTTCTcgcgaagagtagaagaaatcaagaagaaaagttacaaatctccatcaaaaatcaccaaaaaaaaggaagaaacattattcaaggtactgttttactgttcttctaggtttttcttcTAGATTGTCTTTGCTATGTGTctcatccttaaccagcaaaacattaaaagatttcaagaagaaatatactgtctcctcctattttggatgtatttcttaaatcctttgggtgtatttctgtaatcctttctgtaaccgtttgggtgtatttctataaccgtttgggtgtatttctgaagtttcattatcttcaaaacgatttcaaagcttgatttcaaaaaccatgaaaatcgaaaaaaaacgaagcaaagagagaacgcacgaaggagatccaacaaatttggcaagaaactcgaaaaaagaaacgaaatcttttgaaaaatgaaagttatatatttgcgcgttaattgatttgaattgatttaaaattttgttaaaaagacACGTAACATAAGCAGCGCGTTTAATGGGTGGATTTCGTTCAAATTTGTAAAGCTTGTAAATGCAAAACACTTGTTTGTAGAGATtaatcctttattttattttattttattttttaaaagaagaaaaaaagcatACGAG
This window harbors:
- the LOC112775106 gene encoding uncharacterized protein At2g34160 — translated: MATVAATPPVPTTTNNNTETHKKNRIQVSNTKKPLFFYVNLAKRYIQQHDEVELSALGMAITTVVTIAEILKNNGLATEKKVLTSTVGMKDENKGRLVQKAKIEIVLGKSEKFDNLMVAANTSESHQPAGNDDKK